Proteins from a genomic interval of Salinarchaeum sp. Harcht-Bsk1:
- a CDS encoding metal-dependent transcriptional regulator — translation MMLSDVMEDYLKAIYYLQGEDEEGERIRTSAIADHLDVTSPTVTSMLEKLEDRGLVDREKYKGVRLTDEGETVALEVLRHHRLLEAYLTEHLDYDWSEVHDEADRLEHHISEKFERRLADILDDPEVDPHGDPIPNEQLEPPAAEVGIPLTEYDPDDRVAVARIEDGDPEILRYLAERGIEPGAVLEVVDVAPFGVVTVRAATASDTCALPEDVAGEVLVTSVVEEIEGA, via the coding sequence ATGATGCTGAGCGACGTCATGGAGGACTATCTCAAGGCGATCTACTACCTCCAGGGCGAGGACGAGGAGGGTGAGCGGATCCGGACCTCTGCAATCGCCGACCACCTCGACGTGACGTCGCCGACGGTCACCAGCATGCTCGAGAAACTCGAGGACCGCGGGCTGGTCGACCGCGAGAAGTACAAGGGCGTCAGATTGACCGACGAGGGTGAGACGGTCGCCCTCGAGGTCCTCCGCCACCACCGGCTCCTCGAGGCGTACCTCACGGAACACCTCGACTACGACTGGAGCGAGGTCCACGACGAGGCCGATCGCCTCGAGCACCACATCTCGGAGAAGTTCGAACGCCGACTCGCCGACATTCTCGACGATCCGGAGGTCGACCCCCACGGCGATCCCATCCCGAACGAACAGCTCGAACCACCGGCTGCGGAGGTTGGCATTCCGCTCACCGAGTACGATCCCGACGATCGCGTCGCAGTCGCGCGGATCGAGGACGGCGATCCCGAGATCCTCCGGTACCTCGCAGAGCGCGGGATCGAACCCGGTGCCGTCCTCGAGGTCGTCGACGTCGCACCGTTCGGCGTGGTCACGGTTCGGGCAGCGACTGCGTCCGACACGTGTGCGCTCCCGGAGGACGTCGCGGGCGAGGTCCTCGTTACGTCCGTCGTCGAGGAAATAGAGGGTGCATAA
- a CDS encoding Rrf2 family transcriptional regulator: MSSIELTPSQKTILTALVNLYGEESENAVKGEQIAEEVDRNPGTIRNQMQSLKALQLVEGVPGPKGGYKPTPTAYEALDVQQMDDAASVPLFHEGELLEGATVEEIDLNSIHHPDLCRAEIHLQGSIRSVEEGDQVTVGPTPLSKLQVTGTVDGKDDTANVLILQIEDMKAPAEEPAH; the protein is encoded by the coding sequence ATGTCATCGATCGAGCTGACTCCCAGCCAAAAGACGATTCTGACCGCGCTGGTCAACCTCTACGGGGAGGAATCCGAGAACGCGGTCAAGGGGGAGCAGATCGCGGAGGAGGTCGATCGCAATCCGGGCACGATCCGGAATCAGATGCAGAGCCTGAAGGCACTCCAACTGGTGGAGGGCGTCCCCGGTCCAAAAGGGGGTTACAAGCCGACACCGACCGCCTACGAGGCGCTGGACGTCCAACAGATGGACGACGCCGCGAGCGTTCCGCTCTTCCACGAGGGCGAACTCCTCGAAGGCGCAACAGTCGAGGAGATCGACCTCAACAGTATCCATCATCCCGATCTCTGCCGTGCCGAGATTCACCTGCAGGGGTCCATCCGCTCCGTCGAGGAGGGCGACCAGGTAACCGTCGGTCCAACCCCGCTATCGAAGCTGCAGGTTACGGGAACCGTCGACGGAAAGGACGACACCGCGAACGTACTCATACTTCAGATCGAAGATATGAAGGCGCCCGCCGAGGAGCCCGCCCACTGA
- a CDS encoding DR2241 family protein: MDDALVDALLVAAEDGGVDCDGLVATVDDSDGYVFAAGDERHHGVDEERFRELAREHPRYVGNWRFWAQETPPGDDRVAFLRWLEGAEDEPLPDRLNRLEDGVETTWGQLHVTVTLADSGAAAPASQYHRQYTLRHAEDVHGEAPVDSADLTDHTDPLDARELSKHDDRNRYRPLKTAPTLQRGWRFPDLDPSALVRAVECFYPATIPNWHREREGDLDVDHWRDTAERQTGIYDVVEELPREAVEWVAEACCVDSQCTKRREWQYDEGEALEADGGDGTYPCREPCSLVVAAARKWTILEGETERTYEFDLTPSEKHQLEELIDAVADGRVDEIREADVGDGANRYRARYLRAKRFDDEGNLCGVPTTDGDE, from the coding sequence ATGGACGACGCGCTGGTGGACGCGCTACTCGTCGCTGCCGAGGACGGAGGCGTCGACTGCGACGGACTCGTGGCGACCGTCGACGACAGTGACGGCTACGTGTTCGCCGCCGGGGACGAGCGCCATCACGGCGTCGACGAGGAACGATTCCGCGAACTCGCACGCGAGCACCCCCGGTACGTCGGGAACTGGCGATTCTGGGCCCAGGAAACGCCGCCGGGAGACGATCGTGTCGCCTTCCTCCGGTGGCTCGAAGGAGCCGAGGACGAACCCCTCCCGGACCGCCTGAATCGCCTCGAAGACGGCGTCGAGACGACGTGGGGGCAGCTACACGTCACGGTGACGCTGGCCGATTCGGGAGCAGCGGCTCCCGCGAGCCAATACCACCGTCAGTACACGTTGCGACATGCCGAGGACGTCCACGGCGAAGCCCCCGTGGATTCCGCGGACCTGACCGATCACACCGACCCGCTCGACGCCCGCGAACTGTCGAAGCACGACGACCGGAATCGCTACCGTCCACTCAAGACGGCACCGACGCTCCAGCGTGGCTGGCGCTTCCCCGACCTGGACCCGTCTGCACTCGTCCGCGCCGTCGAGTGTTTCTACCCGGCGACGATCCCGAACTGGCACCGCGAACGAGAGGGGGACCTCGACGTCGATCACTGGCGAGACACCGCGGAACGCCAGACGGGCATCTACGACGTCGTCGAAGAGCTTCCACGCGAAGCCGTCGAGTGGGTCGCAGAGGCGTGCTGCGTCGACTCGCAGTGTACGAAGCGTCGGGAGTGGCAGTACGACGAGGGCGAGGCGCTCGAGGCAGACGGTGGTGACGGCACGTACCCCTGTCGGGAGCCCTGCTCACTGGTCGTCGCCGCGGCCCGAAAGTGGACGATCCTCGAGGGCGAGACCGAGCGGACCTACGAGTTCGACCTCACGCCGAGTGAGAAACACCAACTGGAAGAGCTGATAGACGCCGTCGCCGACGGCCGGGTGGACGAGATTCGCGAAGCCGACGTGGGCGACGGCGCCAATCGCTACCGGGCGCGATACCTCCGAGCCAAGCGCTTCGACGATGAGGGGAACCTCTGTGGCGTTCCCACGACCGACGGCGACGAGTAG
- a CDS encoding Mov34/MPN/PAD-1 family protein has protein sequence MGLFDSLFRSSEILGIAEETLEFALEASEDAHPNEYMGFLRGTEASDLGLDRDGLVITDVLVIPGTTSNPVSATVKTNMIPNDRSAIGSVHSHPNGVLQPSAEDLATFTRGDVHIILGAPYRRTDWQAFDEEGQRRSLEVIDVALPEGEEFFHFDQADLDEQSGGTAHLDDAEFDARMGDRQ, from the coding sequence ATGGGCCTCTTCGATTCGCTGTTTCGCTCCAGCGAGATTCTCGGGATCGCCGAGGAGACGCTGGAGTTCGCACTCGAGGCCAGCGAAGACGCCCATCCGAACGAGTACATGGGCTTCCTGCGCGGGACGGAAGCCAGCGATCTCGGCCTCGATCGTGACGGACTCGTAATCACCGACGTCCTCGTCATTCCAGGAACGACCTCCAACCCCGTCAGCGCCACCGTGAAGACCAACATGATCCCAAACGACAGGAGCGCGATCGGTTCCGTCCACTCGCATCCCAACGGCGTCCTCCAGCCGAGCGCGGAGGACCTCGCGACGTTCACTCGCGGCGACGTGCACATCATTCTCGGTGCGCCCTACCGGCGAACCGACTGGCAGGCCTTCGACGAGGAAGGTCAGCGTCGATCCCTGGAGGTCATCGACGTCGCGCTTCCGGAGGGCGAGGAGTTCTTCCACTTCGATCAGGCCGACCTCGACGAGCAGAGCGGAGGAACGGCCCACCTCGACGACGCGGAGTTCGACGCTCGAATGGGTGACCGACAGTGA
- a CDS encoding NAD(P)/FAD-dependent oxidoreductase yields MSPTVAVLGAGYAGAGAVQRLESELGDDADLVWISDTDYHLVLHESHRCIRDPSVRDSITFPVEEIKAPSTTFVHSEVTGLDAEAQTIELADADDVDYDYVLVAIGSATAFYGIPGLAEHSHTLKSLDDALSIHEALVAAAKEATRSNPATVVIGGAGLSGIQTAGEVAEYRDEHDAPIDIVLVEALDEIFPGQDPSIQQALRKRLEARDIEIMTGDPITEATEEAVIFEDADDLHFDVLVWTGGISGRDALEDSGLDNEHNRLSADDTFQTSDDRVFAIGDSALVAQNGDVAPPTAQAAWQAAEVAGQNLARAIEGRSLKSWRHDDKGTVVSVGEDAVAHDVDVVPFVDTFGSVPARLLKKAIAARWIKDISSWRRAKTAWPDL; encoded by the coding sequence ATGTCACCGACGGTCGCCGTGCTCGGCGCCGGGTATGCGGGCGCCGGCGCGGTCCAACGGCTCGAATCTGAACTGGGGGACGACGCTGATCTCGTCTGGATCTCGGATACTGATTACCACCTCGTTCTCCACGAGTCCCATCGCTGCATTCGTGATCCGAGCGTCCGCGATTCGATCACCTTCCCCGTCGAGGAGATCAAGGCGCCGAGCACGACATTCGTCCACAGCGAAGTCACCGGTCTCGACGCCGAGGCCCAGACGATCGAACTCGCCGACGCCGACGACGTCGACTACGACTACGTGCTCGTTGCGATCGGTAGTGCAACGGCGTTCTACGGCATTCCCGGGCTGGCGGAGCACTCCCACACGCTCAAGAGTCTCGACGACGCGCTCTCGATCCACGAGGCCCTCGTGGCGGCCGCGAAGGAGGCCACTCGTTCGAACCCCGCGACCGTCGTCATCGGTGGCGCCGGCCTCTCCGGGATCCAGACGGCTGGTGAAGTAGCCGAGTACCGTGACGAGCACGACGCACCGATCGACATCGTCCTCGTCGAGGCCCTCGACGAGATCTTCCCGGGCCAGGACCCTTCGATTCAGCAGGCGCTCCGGAAGCGGCTCGAAGCACGTGACATCGAAATCATGACCGGCGACCCGATCACCGAGGCCACCGAAGAGGCCGTCATCTTCGAGGATGCTGACGACCTCCACTTCGACGTGCTCGTCTGGACAGGCGGCATTAGCGGCCGGGACGCCCTCGAGGACTCGGGACTCGACAACGAACACAATCGGCTCTCGGCCGACGACACCTTCCAGACGTCCGACGACCGCGTGTTCGCCATCGGCGACTCTGCGCTCGTCGCACAGAACGGCGACGTCGCGCCGCCAACGGCACAGGCCGCCTGGCAGGCCGCAGAAGTCGCGGGCCAGAACCTCGCTCGCGCCATCGAGGGCCGATCGCTCAAGTCCTGGCGCCACGACGACAAGGGGACCGTGGTCTCCGTCGGCGAAGACGCAGTCGCTCACGACGTGGACGTCGTCCCGTTCGTCGACACGTTCGGGTCCGTTCCGGCGCGCCTGCTCAAGAAGGCGATCGCTGCTCGCTGGATCAAAGACATTAGCTCCTGGCGGCGTGCGAAGACGGCCTGGCCCGACCTGTAG
- a CDS encoding methytransferase partner Trm112 yields MKQSTLDILRCPLDKAELDLDVEEQDGEEILEGTLTCTDCGETYHIEDGIANLLPPDMREEAPS; encoded by the coding sequence GTGAAGCAGTCGACGCTCGACATCCTCCGCTGCCCGCTGGACAAGGCCGAACTCGACCTGGACGTCGAGGAGCAGGACGGCGAGGAGATTCTCGAGGGCACGCTGACCTGCACCGATTGCGGCGAGACGTACCACATCGAGGACGGCATCGCGAACCTGCTCCCGCCGGACATGCGAGAGGAGGCACCCTCCTGA
- a CDS encoding adenylyltransferase/cytidyltransferase family protein, with protein MSEDGSSTAADAAGDRRVVAQGTFDILHPGHVHYLEEAASFGDELYVIVARDANVSHKPTPIIPETQRRDLIDALAVVDHAILGDPDDIFVPIERIDPAVIVLGHDQHHDESSLEAALEERGLDCSIERASPRPQSDSDELLSTGRIIEKILRERS; from the coding sequence GTGAGCGAGGACGGATCCTCGACCGCAGCGGACGCTGCAGGCGACCGACGCGTCGTCGCCCAGGGGACCTTCGACATTCTCCACCCGGGCCACGTCCACTATCTCGAGGAAGCTGCATCATTCGGCGACGAACTGTACGTCATCGTCGCTCGCGACGCGAACGTCTCGCACAAGCCGACGCCTATCATCCCCGAAACACAGCGCCGCGACCTCATCGACGCACTGGCGGTCGTCGATCACGCGATCCTCGGCGATCCCGACGACATCTTCGTCCCGATCGAGCGCATCGACCCCGCGGTGATCGTCCTGGGACACGATCAACATCACGACGAGTCTTCCCTCGAGGCGGCGCTCGAGGAGCGGGGTCTCGACTGTTCGATCGAGCGTGCCTCCCCACGCCCACAGAGCGACTCGGACGAACTCCTCTCGACTGGACGCATCATCGAGAAGATTCTCAGAGAACGATCCTGA